A single genomic interval of Mangifera indica cultivar Alphonso chromosome 5, CATAS_Mindica_2.1, whole genome shotgun sequence harbors:
- the LOC123215497 gene encoding pto-interacting protein 1-like → MNCFSCCVEDDMHKAADNGNLYMAKNLAGTDGVYPASEAAPRGSQIMKLQPMPIEVPAISVEELKEVTKNFGANALIGEGSFGRVYYGVLKNGQAAAIKKLDDSKQPDEEFLSQVSMVSRLKHENFVQLLGYCVGGNSRVLTYEFASNGSLHDILHGRKGVKGAQPGPVLSWQRRVKIAVGAAKGLEYLHENAGTHIIHRDIKSSNVLIFNDDVAKIADFDLSNQAPDMATRLHSTRVLGNFGYHSPEYTMTGQWNAKGDVYSFGVVLLELLTGRKPIDHTLPRGQQSLVTWATPKLREDKVRHCVDARLQGDYPPKAVAKMAAVAALCLQYEAGFRPNMSIVVNALQPLLNARPGPAGETGN, encoded by the exons ATGAACTGCTTCAGCTGTTGTGTAGAAGATGATATGCATAAAGCTGCTGACAATGGAAACCTATACATGGCCAAAAATTTGGCAG GCACTGATGGTGTTTATCCTGCATCAGAAGCAGCACCCAGGGGTTCTCAAATTATGAAACTCCAGCCTATGCCTATAGAAGTCCCTGCTATTTCAGTGGAGGAACTGAAGGAAGTTACTAAAAACTTTGGAGCAAATGCTTTGATTGGGGAAGGTTCGTTTGGAAGAGTATATTATGGGGTTCTTAAAAATGGGCAAGCAGCAGCAATAAAAAAGTTAGATGACAGCAAGCAGCCTGATGAGGAATTTTTATCCCAG GTTTCCATGGTATCCAGGTTGAAGCATGAAAACTTTGTTCAATTGCTTGGTTACTGTGTTGGTGGAAATTCACGTGTACTCACCTATGAGTTTGCATCTAATGGATCTCTTCATGATATTCTTCACG gAAGGAAAGGTGTTAAAGGAGCTCAGCCTGGCCCTGTTTTATCATGGCAACGGCGAGTTAAAATTGCTGTAGGCGCTGCAAAAGGGCTTGAATACTTACATGAAAATGCGGGCACTCACATCATCCATCGTGATATTAAGTCTAGCAATGTACTAATTTTTAATGATGATGTAGCAAAGATTGCAGACTTTGATTTGTCTAATCAAGCTCCTGATATGGCAACACGCCTTCATTCCACTCGTGTTCTTGGAAATTTTGGTTATCATTCGCCTGA ATATACAATGACTGGACAATGGAATGCTAAGGGTGATGTGTACAGTTTTGGTGTTGTCCTGCTTGAGCTTCTGACAGGGCGAAAACCCATTGATCATACATTGCCGCGTGGACAGCAGAGTCTAGTGACATGG GCTACACCAAAACTTCGTGAAGACAAGGTTAGGCATTGTGTTGATGCAAGACTACAAGGAGATTACCCTCCCAAGGCAGTTGCGAAG ATGGCCGCAGTGGCTGCCTTGTGTCTGCAATATGAAGCTGGCTTTCGGCCAAATATGAGCATTGTTGTCAATGCACTCCAGCCCCTGCTAAATGCTCGGCCTGGACCTGCTGGTGAAACGGGAAATTAA
- the LOC123216126 gene encoding peptide chain release factor 1, mitochondrial isoform X2, producing the protein MRKVNGGFMWKNMFSALKELRSISSISHSNHLNQRSAWAITSLSVLRFYSTEMQPQLSNELIKIIGQKLLAIERRSACLENIINRPEVSPTEYASANKELRKIRGSMELLNELRTKQKEIDELKSLMAECPEDKGMLDMATEELNQAVEEEKRLQCLLLKSMLPKDDADERDCILEFKTGTGGEEASLFAMDIFKMYERYSQKKGWKFDVVDVTESDLRGYKEASAAISGAGVYGKLKFESGIHRVQVSTRVPVTEKSGRVHTSAVSVAILPQADEVDVQLRNEDLRIDTYRSGGSGGQHANTTNSAVRITHIPTGMTVSIQDERSQHMNKAKALKVLCAKLYEMERLRIQMSRSKLRSEQIGSGDRSERIRTYNFPQGRVTDHRVSITHHAISDVMQGENLDIFIDALLLQQEMDAIASFSSSR; encoded by the exons ATGAGAAAAGTGAATGGAGGATTCATGTGGAAGAATATGTTTTCGGCTTTAAAGGAGTTACGATCTATTTCATCAATTTCACATTCAAATCATCTGAATCAAAGATCAGCATGGGCTATCACTTCACTCTCCGTTCTTCGTTTTTACTCAACTG AAATGCAACCTCAACTCTCGAATGAACTTATCAAAATAATTGGACAAAAGCTATTGGCCATAGAGCGCAGGAGTGCTTGTCTTGAGAATATCATAAATCGG CCGGAAGTTTCACCAACAGAGTATGCTAGTGCTAATAAAGAGCTTCGGAAAATAAGGGGTTCAATGGAACTTCTAAATGAATTGAGGACCAAACAGAAG GAGATTGATGAGTTGAAGTCACTGATGGCTGAATGTCCTGAGGATAAAGGCATGCTTGATATGGCAACAGAGGAATTGAATCAAGCtgttgaagaagagaaaaggtTACAGTGTTTGCTGCTCAAGTCTATGCTTCCTAAGGATGATGCTGACGAGAGGGACTGCATTTTGGAG TTTAAAACAGGAACAGGAGGGGAAGAGGCCTCTTTGTTTGCAATGgacatatttaaaat GTATGAGAGATACTCTCAGAAGAAAGGTTGGAAATTTGATGTTGTAGATGTAACAGAGTCTGATCTGAGAGGATACAAA GAAGCTAGTGCAGCAATCTCAGGAGCTGGTGTCTATgggaaacttaaatttgagagtGGAATTCATAGAGTTCAGGTTTCAACT CGTGTTCCTGTGACAGAGAAGTCTGGACGAGTTCATACCAGTGCTGTCTCTGTTGCTATCCTTCCTCAGGCTGATGAG GTAGATGTCCAGTTGAGGAATGAAGATTTGAGGATTGATACCTATAGATCTGGTGGTTCAGGTGGTCAGCATGCAAATACTACCAATAGTGCTGTCCGAATAACTCATATTCCAACAGGGATGACTGTGTCCATCCAAGACGAACGATCTCAACACATG AACAAAGCTAAAGCACTTAAGGTTCTATGCGCAAAGTTGTATGAAATGGAAAGGTTAAGAATTCAGATGAGTAGATCAAAACTTCGATCAGAGCAG ATCGGTAGTGGTGATAGATCGGAGCGTATCCGAACTTACAACTTCCCTCAAGGGCGTGTCACAGATCATCGTGTTAGCATCACTCATCATGCAATAAGTGATGTGATGCAGGGAGAAAATCTTGATATCTTCATAGATGCTCTTCTTTTACAGCAGGAAATGGATGCAATTGCCTCATTCAGTTCTAGTCGGTGA
- the LOC123216126 gene encoding peptide chain release factor 1, mitochondrial isoform X4: MRKVNGGFMWKNMFSALKELRSISSISHSNHLNQRSAWAITSLSVLRFYSTEMQPQLSNELIKIIGQKLLAIERRSACLENIINRPEVSPTEYASANKELRKIRGSMELLNELRTKQKEIDELKSLMAECPEDKGMLDMATEELNQAVEEEKRLQCLLLKSMLPKDDADERDCILEVRAGTGGEEASLFAMDIFKMYERYSQKKGWKFDVVDVTESDLRGYKEASAAISGAGVYGKLKFESGIHRVQRVPVTEKSGRVHTSAVSVAILPQADEVDVQLRNEDLRIDTYRSGGSGGQHANTTNSAVRITHIPTGMTVSIQDERSQHMNKAKALKVLCAKLYEMERLRIQMSRSKLRSEQIGSGDRSERIRTYNFPQGRVTDHRVSITHHAISDVMQGENLDIFIDALLLQQEMDAIASFSSSR, from the exons ATGAGAAAAGTGAATGGAGGATTCATGTGGAAGAATATGTTTTCGGCTTTAAAGGAGTTACGATCTATTTCATCAATTTCACATTCAAATCATCTGAATCAAAGATCAGCATGGGCTATCACTTCACTCTCCGTTCTTCGTTTTTACTCAACTG AAATGCAACCTCAACTCTCGAATGAACTTATCAAAATAATTGGACAAAAGCTATTGGCCATAGAGCGCAGGAGTGCTTGTCTTGAGAATATCATAAATCGG CCGGAAGTTTCACCAACAGAGTATGCTAGTGCTAATAAAGAGCTTCGGAAAATAAGGGGTTCAATGGAACTTCTAAATGAATTGAGGACCAAACAGAAG GAGATTGATGAGTTGAAGTCACTGATGGCTGAATGTCCTGAGGATAAAGGCATGCTTGATATGGCAACAGAGGAATTGAATCAAGCtgttgaagaagagaaaaggtTACAGTGTTTGCTGCTCAAGTCTATGCTTCCTAAGGATGATGCTGACGAGAGGGACTGCATTTTGGAGGTGAGAGCTG GAACAGGAGGGGAAGAGGCCTCTTTGTTTGCAATGgacatatttaaaat GTATGAGAGATACTCTCAGAAGAAAGGTTGGAAATTTGATGTTGTAGATGTAACAGAGTCTGATCTGAGAGGATACAAA GAAGCTAGTGCAGCAATCTCAGGAGCTGGTGTCTATgggaaacttaaatttgagagtGGAATTCATAGAGTTCAG CGTGTTCCTGTGACAGAGAAGTCTGGACGAGTTCATACCAGTGCTGTCTCTGTTGCTATCCTTCCTCAGGCTGATGAG GTAGATGTCCAGTTGAGGAATGAAGATTTGAGGATTGATACCTATAGATCTGGTGGTTCAGGTGGTCAGCATGCAAATACTACCAATAGTGCTGTCCGAATAACTCATATTCCAACAGGGATGACTGTGTCCATCCAAGACGAACGATCTCAACACATG AACAAAGCTAAAGCACTTAAGGTTCTATGCGCAAAGTTGTATGAAATGGAAAGGTTAAGAATTCAGATGAGTAGATCAAAACTTCGATCAGAGCAG ATCGGTAGTGGTGATAGATCGGAGCGTATCCGAACTTACAACTTCCCTCAAGGGCGTGTCACAGATCATCGTGTTAGCATCACTCATCATGCAATAAGTGATGTGATGCAGGGAGAAAATCTTGATATCTTCATAGATGCTCTTCTTTTACAGCAGGAAATGGATGCAATTGCCTCATTCAGTTCTAGTCGGTGA
- the LOC123216126 gene encoding peptide chain release factor 1, mitochondrial isoform X5, with protein sequence MRKVNGGFMWKNMFSALKELRSISSISHSNHLNQRSAWAITSLSVLRFYSTEMQPQLSNELIKIIGQKLLAIERRSACLENIINRPEVSPTEYASANKELRKIRGSMELLNELRTKQKEIDELKSLMAECPEDKGMLDMATEELNQAVEEEKRLQCLLLKSMLPKDDADERDCILEVRAGTGGEEASLFAMDIFKMYERYSQKKGWKFDVVDVTESDLRGYKEASAAISGAGVYGKLKFESGIHRRVPVTEKSGRVHTSAVSVAILPQADEVDVQLRNEDLRIDTYRSGGSGGQHANTTNSAVRITHIPTGMTVSIQDERSQHMNKAKALKVLCAKLYEMERLRIQMSRSKLRSEQIGSGDRSERIRTYNFPQGRVTDHRVSITHHAISDVMQGENLDIFIDALLLQQEMDAIASFSSSR encoded by the exons ATGAGAAAAGTGAATGGAGGATTCATGTGGAAGAATATGTTTTCGGCTTTAAAGGAGTTACGATCTATTTCATCAATTTCACATTCAAATCATCTGAATCAAAGATCAGCATGGGCTATCACTTCACTCTCCGTTCTTCGTTTTTACTCAACTG AAATGCAACCTCAACTCTCGAATGAACTTATCAAAATAATTGGACAAAAGCTATTGGCCATAGAGCGCAGGAGTGCTTGTCTTGAGAATATCATAAATCGG CCGGAAGTTTCACCAACAGAGTATGCTAGTGCTAATAAAGAGCTTCGGAAAATAAGGGGTTCAATGGAACTTCTAAATGAATTGAGGACCAAACAGAAG GAGATTGATGAGTTGAAGTCACTGATGGCTGAATGTCCTGAGGATAAAGGCATGCTTGATATGGCAACAGAGGAATTGAATCAAGCtgttgaagaagagaaaaggtTACAGTGTTTGCTGCTCAAGTCTATGCTTCCTAAGGATGATGCTGACGAGAGGGACTGCATTTTGGAGGTGAGAGCTG GAACAGGAGGGGAAGAGGCCTCTTTGTTTGCAATGgacatatttaaaat GTATGAGAGATACTCTCAGAAGAAAGGTTGGAAATTTGATGTTGTAGATGTAACAGAGTCTGATCTGAGAGGATACAAA GAAGCTAGTGCAGCAATCTCAGGAGCTGGTGTCTATgggaaacttaaatttgagagtGGAATTCATAGA CGTGTTCCTGTGACAGAGAAGTCTGGACGAGTTCATACCAGTGCTGTCTCTGTTGCTATCCTTCCTCAGGCTGATGAG GTAGATGTCCAGTTGAGGAATGAAGATTTGAGGATTGATACCTATAGATCTGGTGGTTCAGGTGGTCAGCATGCAAATACTACCAATAGTGCTGTCCGAATAACTCATATTCCAACAGGGATGACTGTGTCCATCCAAGACGAACGATCTCAACACATG AACAAAGCTAAAGCACTTAAGGTTCTATGCGCAAAGTTGTATGAAATGGAAAGGTTAAGAATTCAGATGAGTAGATCAAAACTTCGATCAGAGCAG ATCGGTAGTGGTGATAGATCGGAGCGTATCCGAACTTACAACTTCCCTCAAGGGCGTGTCACAGATCATCGTGTTAGCATCACTCATCATGCAATAAGTGATGTGATGCAGGGAGAAAATCTTGATATCTTCATAGATGCTCTTCTTTTACAGCAGGAAATGGATGCAATTGCCTCATTCAGTTCTAGTCGGTGA
- the LOC123216126 gene encoding peptide chain release factor 1, mitochondrial isoform X3, translated as MRKVNGGFMWKNMFSALKELRSISSISHSNHLNQRSAWAITSLSVLRFYSTEMQPQLSNELIKIIGQKLLAIERRSACLENIINRPEVSPTEYASANKELRKIRGSMELLNELRTKQKEIDELKSLMAECPEDKGMLDMATEELNQAVEEEKRLQCLLLKSMLPKDDADERDCILEVRAGGEEASLFAMDIFKMYERYSQKKGWKFDVVDVTESDLRGYKEASAAISGAGVYGKLKFESGIHRVQVSTRVPVTEKSGRVHTSAVSVAILPQADEVDVQLRNEDLRIDTYRSGGSGGQHANTTNSAVRITHIPTGMTVSIQDERSQHMNKAKALKVLCAKLYEMERLRIQMSRSKLRSEQIGSGDRSERIRTYNFPQGRVTDHRVSITHHAISDVMQGENLDIFIDALLLQQEMDAIASFSSSR; from the exons ATGAGAAAAGTGAATGGAGGATTCATGTGGAAGAATATGTTTTCGGCTTTAAAGGAGTTACGATCTATTTCATCAATTTCACATTCAAATCATCTGAATCAAAGATCAGCATGGGCTATCACTTCACTCTCCGTTCTTCGTTTTTACTCAACTG AAATGCAACCTCAACTCTCGAATGAACTTATCAAAATAATTGGACAAAAGCTATTGGCCATAGAGCGCAGGAGTGCTTGTCTTGAGAATATCATAAATCGG CCGGAAGTTTCACCAACAGAGTATGCTAGTGCTAATAAAGAGCTTCGGAAAATAAGGGGTTCAATGGAACTTCTAAATGAATTGAGGACCAAACAGAAG GAGATTGATGAGTTGAAGTCACTGATGGCTGAATGTCCTGAGGATAAAGGCATGCTTGATATGGCAACAGAGGAATTGAATCAAGCtgttgaagaagagaaaaggtTACAGTGTTTGCTGCTCAAGTCTATGCTTCCTAAGGATGATGCTGACGAGAGGGACTGCATTTTGGAGGTGAGAGCTG GAGGGGAAGAGGCCTCTTTGTTTGCAATGgacatatttaaaat GTATGAGAGATACTCTCAGAAGAAAGGTTGGAAATTTGATGTTGTAGATGTAACAGAGTCTGATCTGAGAGGATACAAA GAAGCTAGTGCAGCAATCTCAGGAGCTGGTGTCTATgggaaacttaaatttgagagtGGAATTCATAGAGTTCAGGTTTCAACT CGTGTTCCTGTGACAGAGAAGTCTGGACGAGTTCATACCAGTGCTGTCTCTGTTGCTATCCTTCCTCAGGCTGATGAG GTAGATGTCCAGTTGAGGAATGAAGATTTGAGGATTGATACCTATAGATCTGGTGGTTCAGGTGGTCAGCATGCAAATACTACCAATAGTGCTGTCCGAATAACTCATATTCCAACAGGGATGACTGTGTCCATCCAAGACGAACGATCTCAACACATG AACAAAGCTAAAGCACTTAAGGTTCTATGCGCAAAGTTGTATGAAATGGAAAGGTTAAGAATTCAGATGAGTAGATCAAAACTTCGATCAGAGCAG ATCGGTAGTGGTGATAGATCGGAGCGTATCCGAACTTACAACTTCCCTCAAGGGCGTGTCACAGATCATCGTGTTAGCATCACTCATCATGCAATAAGTGATGTGATGCAGGGAGAAAATCTTGATATCTTCATAGATGCTCTTCTTTTACAGCAGGAAATGGATGCAATTGCCTCATTCAGTTCTAGTCGGTGA
- the LOC123216126 gene encoding peptide chain release factor 1, mitochondrial isoform X1 has translation MRKVNGGFMWKNMFSALKELRSISSISHSNHLNQRSAWAITSLSVLRFYSTEMQPQLSNELIKIIGQKLLAIERRSACLENIINRPEVSPTEYASANKELRKIRGSMELLNELRTKQKEIDELKSLMAECPEDKGMLDMATEELNQAVEEEKRLQCLLLKSMLPKDDADERDCILEVRAGTGGEEASLFAMDIFKMYERYSQKKGWKFDVVDVTESDLRGYKEASAAISGAGVYGKLKFESGIHRVQVSTRVPVTEKSGRVHTSAVSVAILPQADEVDVQLRNEDLRIDTYRSGGSGGQHANTTNSAVRITHIPTGMTVSIQDERSQHMNKAKALKVLCAKLYEMERLRIQMSRSKLRSEQIGSGDRSERIRTYNFPQGRVTDHRVSITHHAISDVMQGENLDIFIDALLLQQEMDAIASFSSSR, from the exons ATGAGAAAAGTGAATGGAGGATTCATGTGGAAGAATATGTTTTCGGCTTTAAAGGAGTTACGATCTATTTCATCAATTTCACATTCAAATCATCTGAATCAAAGATCAGCATGGGCTATCACTTCACTCTCCGTTCTTCGTTTTTACTCAACTG AAATGCAACCTCAACTCTCGAATGAACTTATCAAAATAATTGGACAAAAGCTATTGGCCATAGAGCGCAGGAGTGCTTGTCTTGAGAATATCATAAATCGG CCGGAAGTTTCACCAACAGAGTATGCTAGTGCTAATAAAGAGCTTCGGAAAATAAGGGGTTCAATGGAACTTCTAAATGAATTGAGGACCAAACAGAAG GAGATTGATGAGTTGAAGTCACTGATGGCTGAATGTCCTGAGGATAAAGGCATGCTTGATATGGCAACAGAGGAATTGAATCAAGCtgttgaagaagagaaaaggtTACAGTGTTTGCTGCTCAAGTCTATGCTTCCTAAGGATGATGCTGACGAGAGGGACTGCATTTTGGAGGTGAGAGCTG GAACAGGAGGGGAAGAGGCCTCTTTGTTTGCAATGgacatatttaaaat GTATGAGAGATACTCTCAGAAGAAAGGTTGGAAATTTGATGTTGTAGATGTAACAGAGTCTGATCTGAGAGGATACAAA GAAGCTAGTGCAGCAATCTCAGGAGCTGGTGTCTATgggaaacttaaatttgagagtGGAATTCATAGAGTTCAGGTTTCAACT CGTGTTCCTGTGACAGAGAAGTCTGGACGAGTTCATACCAGTGCTGTCTCTGTTGCTATCCTTCCTCAGGCTGATGAG GTAGATGTCCAGTTGAGGAATGAAGATTTGAGGATTGATACCTATAGATCTGGTGGTTCAGGTGGTCAGCATGCAAATACTACCAATAGTGCTGTCCGAATAACTCATATTCCAACAGGGATGACTGTGTCCATCCAAGACGAACGATCTCAACACATG AACAAAGCTAAAGCACTTAAGGTTCTATGCGCAAAGTTGTATGAAATGGAAAGGTTAAGAATTCAGATGAGTAGATCAAAACTTCGATCAGAGCAG ATCGGTAGTGGTGATAGATCGGAGCGTATCCGAACTTACAACTTCCCTCAAGGGCGTGTCACAGATCATCGTGTTAGCATCACTCATCATGCAATAAGTGATGTGATGCAGGGAGAAAATCTTGATATCTTCATAGATGCTCTTCTTTTACAGCAGGAAATGGATGCAATTGCCTCATTCAGTTCTAGTCGGTGA
- the LOC123216126 gene encoding peptide chain release factor 1, mitochondrial isoform X6 produces the protein MMLEMQPQLSNELIKIIGQKLLAIERRSACLENIINRPEVSPTEYASANKELRKIRGSMELLNELRTKQKEIDELKSLMAECPEDKGMLDMATEELNQAVEEEKRLQCLLLKSMLPKDDADERDCILEVRAGTGGEEASLFAMDIFKMYERYSQKKGWKFDVVDVTESDLRGYKEASAAISGAGVYGKLKFESGIHRVQVSTRVPVTEKSGRVHTSAVSVAILPQADEVDVQLRNEDLRIDTYRSGGSGGQHANTTNSAVRITHIPTGMTVSIQDERSQHMNKAKALKVLCAKLYEMERLRIQMSRSKLRSEQIGSGDRSERIRTYNFPQGRVTDHRVSITHHAISDVMQGENLDIFIDALLLQQEMDAIASFSSSR, from the exons ATGATGTTAGAAATGCAACCTCAACTCTCGAATGAACTTATCAAAATAATTGGACAAAAGCTATTGGCCATAGAGCGCAGGAGTGCTTGTCTTGAGAATATCATAAATCGG CCGGAAGTTTCACCAACAGAGTATGCTAGTGCTAATAAAGAGCTTCGGAAAATAAGGGGTTCAATGGAACTTCTAAATGAATTGAGGACCAAACAGAAG GAGATTGATGAGTTGAAGTCACTGATGGCTGAATGTCCTGAGGATAAAGGCATGCTTGATATGGCAACAGAGGAATTGAATCAAGCtgttgaagaagagaaaaggtTACAGTGTTTGCTGCTCAAGTCTATGCTTCCTAAGGATGATGCTGACGAGAGGGACTGCATTTTGGAGGTGAGAGCTG GAACAGGAGGGGAAGAGGCCTCTTTGTTTGCAATGgacatatttaaaat GTATGAGAGATACTCTCAGAAGAAAGGTTGGAAATTTGATGTTGTAGATGTAACAGAGTCTGATCTGAGAGGATACAAA GAAGCTAGTGCAGCAATCTCAGGAGCTGGTGTCTATgggaaacttaaatttgagagtGGAATTCATAGAGTTCAGGTTTCAACT CGTGTTCCTGTGACAGAGAAGTCTGGACGAGTTCATACCAGTGCTGTCTCTGTTGCTATCCTTCCTCAGGCTGATGAG GTAGATGTCCAGTTGAGGAATGAAGATTTGAGGATTGATACCTATAGATCTGGTGGTTCAGGTGGTCAGCATGCAAATACTACCAATAGTGCTGTCCGAATAACTCATATTCCAACAGGGATGACTGTGTCCATCCAAGACGAACGATCTCAACACATG AACAAAGCTAAAGCACTTAAGGTTCTATGCGCAAAGTTGTATGAAATGGAAAGGTTAAGAATTCAGATGAGTAGATCAAAACTTCGATCAGAGCAG ATCGGTAGTGGTGATAGATCGGAGCGTATCCGAACTTACAACTTCCCTCAAGGGCGTGTCACAGATCATCGTGTTAGCATCACTCATCATGCAATAAGTGATGTGATGCAGGGAGAAAATCTTGATATCTTCATAGATGCTCTTCTTTTACAGCAGGAAATGGATGCAATTGCCTCATTCAGTTCTAGTCGGTGA
- the LOC123216127 gene encoding protein RADIALIS-like 4: MDEFPRVLCGWSWEENKMFEVALAVVDEEDPDRWDVVAAMVGGKKSVEEVKKHYVILLEDLQFIESGKLDHKLGETQPCGQVDCTQSVCWTDEDNNLLVQLNVN, encoded by the exons ATGGATGAGTTTCCAAGAGTTCTATGTGGGTGGAGTTGGGAGGAGAACAAGATGTTCGAGGTGGCTTTAGCAGTAGTTGATGAAGAAGACCCAGATCGGTGGGATGTGGTAGCAGCCATGGTTGGTGGCAAGAAAAGTGTAGAGGAAGTTAAGAAACATTATGTGATTCTTCTTGAGGATTTGCAGTTTATAGAGTCCGGTAAATTAGACCACAAACTTGGAGAAACTCAGCCGTGTGGTCAAGTTGACTGTACGCAATCTGTATGTTGGACCGACGAAGATAACAA CTTGCTGGTTCAACTGAATGTAAATTGA